The Candidatus Dormiibacterota bacterium genome includes a window with the following:
- a CDS encoding efflux RND transporter permease subunit: MSLIEFSLKRRVTVAMCAIALVVFGCVAFTRLPINLLPNISYPSLTVETRYQGAAPAEIESLVSRPVEEAVGVVAGVQRLTSVSRPGLSQVTLEFGWGRNMDFAALDVREKLDLVRLPREAEKPVVLRLDPNNDPILRLYLTGGSNLYQLRYVADEVLKKDLESTDGVAAIKVNGGYEEEIQVKVDQGKLALMGIGIQDVNQKLLRENVNQAGGSLYEQEARYLVRARNEFKDLDDIMNTVLVSKDGRNILMSDVAEVTRGHKQREAITRFKAQEAVELAIYKEGDANTVGVARAVQKRLERVQKEMPAGITVTTGVDQSRFIQDSINEVIINALEGGALSILIILLFLKDLFSTIIIGVSIPISIIATFFLMYQTGTTLNVMSLGGLALGVGMLVDDSIVVLEAIFKRRERGESGAVAAQRGASEVGRAVVASTLTTVAVFVPVVFIEGIAAQLFRDQALTVSFSLMASLVVSLTIIPLVSAMMGTARDAAQTRLPAAAPEGAGRLRRTTHTAFVSWPPLALGHVRRWLAGIGHGLAVVARPITASFDRGLEAIMTSYPVALRWALRAPWTVLATALIAFLGSLVLARNLGVDLIPSFSQGEFSFQVELPEGTPLESTDRFVQDVQKSVADDARVDAVSSIIGGAGLSLSNTGSEGENAARIQVRLKKGLGRKDEEAVAAILRARLEASSIARYKFERPSYFTFRTPIEVEVYGDNLADLESAAAALKREMGTVSGLVDVKSSMEVGNPELQLSFHREQLSKLGLDLFQVAATVRNKVQGEVATRFLEGDREIDILVRSVDVGNASVSDVSDLIVGQRDGVPIYLKSVADVTLAQGPSEIRRVGQKRAAIISGDISGRDMGAVAADVRSVIGREALPMGVVAGLSGQEEEMQRSFRSLKLALALAIFLVYLVMACEFESLLHPFVVMFTVPLGVIGAVLALVVTGHSVNVVAMIGAVMLAGIVVKNAIVLIDAVNMLRSEGMAREEALVEAGLRRMRPILMTTATTILGLLPMALGLGEGAELRGPLAVTVIGGLSVSTVLTLLVIPVIYTLLDRRAFVPQTAAGPVPVDGSGGGPAVTESESASAVPGAGFLPQPALGSPLESRTEP, translated from the coding sequence ATGAGCCTCATCGAGTTCTCGCTGAAACGGCGCGTCACGGTGGCGATGTGCGCCATAGCGCTCGTCGTGTTCGGCTGCGTCGCCTTCACCCGCCTGCCGATCAATCTGCTGCCGAACATCTCCTATCCCAGCCTGACGGTCGAGACCCGCTACCAGGGGGCCGCGCCGGCCGAGATCGAATCGCTCGTCAGCCGTCCCGTGGAGGAGGCGGTCGGCGTCGTGGCGGGGGTGCAGCGGCTCACGTCGGTGTCGCGGCCGGGGCTGTCCCAGGTCACTCTCGAGTTCGGCTGGGGGCGCAACATGGACTTCGCCGCCCTCGACGTCCGCGAGAAGCTCGATCTCGTCCGCCTGCCGCGCGAGGCGGAGAAGCCGGTCGTCCTCCGTCTGGACCCGAACAACGATCCGATCCTTCGCCTGTACCTGACCGGCGGTTCGAACCTGTACCAGCTGCGCTACGTGGCCGACGAGGTGCTGAAGAAAGACCTGGAATCGACCGACGGGGTCGCGGCGATCAAGGTGAACGGCGGTTACGAAGAGGAGATCCAGGTCAAGGTCGACCAGGGGAAGCTGGCCCTGATGGGGATCGGCATCCAGGACGTCAACCAGAAGCTGCTGCGCGAGAACGTCAACCAGGCGGGCGGCAGCCTGTACGAGCAGGAGGCGCGCTACCTGGTGCGCGCGCGCAACGAGTTCAAAGACCTCGACGACATCATGAACACGGTCCTGGTCTCGAAGGACGGGCGCAACATCCTGATGTCGGACGTGGCGGAGGTGACGCGCGGCCACAAGCAGCGCGAGGCGATCACGCGTTTCAAGGCGCAGGAGGCGGTCGAGCTGGCGATCTACAAGGAAGGGGACGCCAACACCGTCGGGGTGGCCCGCGCCGTGCAGAAGCGGCTCGAGCGCGTCCAGAAGGAGATGCCGGCCGGCATCACGGTGACCACGGGCGTCGACCAGTCGCGCTTCATCCAGGACTCGATCAACGAGGTCATCATCAACGCGCTCGAGGGGGGCGCCCTGTCGATCCTGATTATCCTGTTATTCCTGAAGGACCTGTTCAGCACGATCATCATCGGCGTGTCGATCCCGATCTCCATCATCGCGACCTTCTTCCTGATGTACCAGACCGGCACGACGCTGAACGTCATGTCGCTCGGCGGGCTGGCGCTCGGCGTCGGCATGCTGGTCGACGACTCGATCGTGGTCCTGGAGGCGATCTTCAAGAGACGCGAGCGGGGGGAATCCGGGGCCGTGGCCGCCCAGCGCGGCGCGTCCGAGGTCGGCCGCGCCGTCGTCGCCTCGACCCTGACGACCGTCGCCGTCTTCGTGCCGGTCGTGTTCATCGAGGGGATCGCGGCCCAGCTGTTCCGCGACCAGGCGCTCACCGTGTCGTTCTCGCTCATGGCGTCCCTGGTCGTGTCGCTCACCATCATCCCGCTGGTGTCGGCGATGATGGGGACGGCGCGCGACGCGGCGCAGACGCGTCTTCCGGCCGCCGCGCCCGAGGGGGCCGGCCGGTTGCGGCGGACCACGCACACCGCGTTCGTCTCCTGGCCACCCCTGGCGCTGGGCCACGTCCGCCGCTGGCTGGCGGGGATCGGGCACGGCCTGGCGGTGGTCGCCCGTCCGATCACGGCGTCGTTCGACCGCGGTCTCGAAGCGATCATGACGTCCTACCCGGTCGCCCTCCGCTGGGCTCTGCGCGCGCCCTGGACCGTCCTGGCGACGGCCCTCATCGCCTTTCTAGGGTCGCTGGTCCTGGCGCGGAACCTGGGTGTCGATCTCATCCCGTCCTTCTCGCAGGGGGAGTTCAGCTTCCAGGTCGAGCTGCCGGAGGGAACGCCGCTCGAATCGACCGACCGCTTCGTGCAGGACGTGCAGAAGTCGGTGGCGGACGACGCGCGCGTCGACGCCGTCTCGAGCATCATCGGCGGCGCCGGGCTGTCGCTGTCGAACACGGGGAGCGAGGGGGAGAACGCCGCGCGCATCCAGGTGCGGCTGAAGAAGGGGCTGGGGCGCAAGGACGAGGAGGCGGTCGCCGCCATCCTGCGCGCGCGTCTGGAGGCGTCGTCCATCGCGCGCTACAAGTTCGAGCGTCCGTCCTATTTCACCTTCCGCACGCCGATCGAAGTGGAGGTGTACGGCGACAACCTGGCCGACCTCGAATCGGCGGCCGCCGCCTTGAAGCGGGAGATGGGGACGGTCTCCGGCCTCGTGGACGTGAAATCCTCCATGGAGGTCGGCAACCCCGAGCTGCAGCTGAGCTTCCACCGTGAGCAGCTCTCGAAGCTCGGTCTGGATCTCTTCCAGGTGGCGGCGACGGTGCGCAACAAGGTGCAGGGGGAGGTCGCGACCCGCTTCCTGGAGGGGGATCGCGAGATCGACATCCTGGTCCGCTCGGTCGACGTCGGGAACGCCTCCGTGAGCGACGTGAGCGATCTCATCGTCGGACAGCGCGACGGCGTGCCGATCTATCTGAAATCGGTCGCCGACGTGACGCTCGCGCAGGGGCCGAGCGAGATCCGGCGGGTCGGCCAGAAGCGGGCCGCGATCATCTCCGGGGACATCTCCGGACGCGACATGGGGGCGGTGGCCGCGGACGTGCGGAGCGTCATCGGGAGGGAAGCGCTGCCGATGGGGGTCGTCGCCGGCCTGAGCGGCCAGGAAGAGGAGATGCAACGCTCGTTCCGGTCCCTGAAGCTGGCCCTGGCGCTGGCGATCTTCCTGGTCTACCTGGTCATGGCCTGCGAGTTCGAGTCGCTTCTGCACCCCTTCGTCGTCATGTTCACCGTGCCCCTCGGCGTCATCGGCGCGGTCCTGGCCCTGGTCGTCACCGGCCACTCGGTGAACGTCGTGGCGATGATCGGGGCCGTGATGCTGGCCGGAATCGTCGTCAAGAACGCCATCGTCCTGATCGACGCCGTGAACATGCTGCGATCCGAGGGGATGGCGCGCGAAGAGGCGCTCGTCGAGGCGGGGCTGAGGCGCATGCGGCCGATCCTGATGACCACCGCCACGACCATCCTCGGACTCCTGCCGATGGCGCTCGGACTGGGCGAGGGGGCCGAGCTGCGCGGGCCTTTGGCTGTGACCGTCATCGGGGGCTTGAGCGTCTCGACCGTCCTGACCCTCCTCGTCATCCCGGTGATCTACACGCTTCTGGACCGCAGGGCCTTCGTCCCGCAGACGGCCGCCGGGCCGGTGCCCGTGGATGGCTCCGGTGGCGGGCCGGCGGTCACGGAGAGTGAATCAGCGAGCGCCGTTCCCGGCGCCGGCTTCCTGCCGCAGCCGGCCCTCGGCAGCCCCCTGGAGTCGCGCACGGAGCCATGA
- a CDS encoding efflux RND transporter periplasmic adaptor subunit — MPSTSRRKRAFVFSSILLILVVAASATGLFIYQKSASASEALARSDAKSTGASGDVVLASTKATGKAATPGKGKEGDEKEKAPVPVSVAAIATGPVSAYISSTANLVAEADVKVLAEAEGRVAEVLVEEGNKVGKGQVLAQLVKDDAEIALTKARVRLENSKLNYDRAAQEVAEHLISQEQFDRTHLENQIAQQELAEAQWRLAKTTIRAPFGGRVTERFLKLGQHIRPGDQLFTVADFDPLIAKIFLPEKDVIGLKEGREVRITMKASEQTRFHGRIRQISPVVDTATGTVKLTVEATAPPPEVRPGAFVTIDIVRETHPQAVLLPREAVIRELQDAYVFVASAGIAEKRTVSLGLEEGARIEALSGVKPGEQVIVAGQGGLKQGSPIKVIPAPEASDLGGVADRPVRG; from the coding sequence ATGCCTTCCACCTCTCGTCGCAAGCGTGCCTTCGTCTTCTCCTCAATCCTGCTGATCCTGGTCGTGGCCGCCTCGGCGACCGGCCTGTTCATCTACCAAAAATCCGCATCCGCATCCGAAGCCCTGGCCCGTAGCGACGCGAAATCGACCGGGGCATCGGGGGACGTCGTCCTGGCCAGCACCAAGGCCACTGGAAAAGCGGCCACTCCCGGGAAGGGGAAGGAAGGGGACGAGAAGGAGAAGGCCCCGGTGCCGGTGAGCGTGGCCGCCATCGCCACGGGGCCGGTCTCGGCCTACATCAGCTCGACCGCCAATCTCGTGGCCGAGGCCGACGTCAAGGTCCTCGCCGAGGCGGAGGGGCGGGTGGCGGAGGTCCTGGTGGAGGAGGGGAACAAGGTCGGCAAGGGGCAGGTCCTGGCCCAGCTGGTCAAGGACGACGCCGAGATCGCCCTCACCAAGGCGCGGGTCCGGCTGGAGAACTCGAAACTGAACTACGACCGGGCGGCGCAGGAGGTCGCGGAGCACCTGATCAGCCAGGAGCAGTTCGACAGGACCCACCTCGAGAACCAGATCGCCCAGCAGGAGCTGGCCGAGGCCCAGTGGCGCCTCGCCAAGACGACCATCCGCGCCCCGTTCGGCGGACGCGTGACCGAGCGGTTCCTGAAGCTCGGGCAGCATATCCGCCCGGGCGACCAGCTGTTCACGGTGGCCGACTTCGATCCTCTGATCGCGAAGATCTTCCTGCCGGAGAAGGACGTCATCGGGCTGAAGGAGGGGCGCGAGGTCCGGATCACAATGAAGGCGAGCGAGCAGACGCGCTTCCACGGCCGCATCCGCCAGATCAGCCCGGTGGTCGACACGGCGACCGGCACCGTCAAGCTCACGGTCGAGGCGACGGCGCCGCCGCCGGAAGTTCGCCCCGGCGCCTTCGTCACCATCGACATCGTGCGCGAGACCCATCCTCAGGCCGTGCTTCTGCCGCGCGAGGCGGTGATCCGCGAGCTGCAGGACGCCTACGTCTTCGTCGCCAGCGCCGGTATCGCGGAGAAGCGCACCGTCTCCCTCGGTCTCGAGGAGGGGGCCCGCATCGAGGCGCTGTCGGGTGTGAAGCCGGGAGAGCAGGTGATCGTCGCCGGGCAGGGCGGGCTGAAGCAGGGCTCGCCGATCAAGGTCATCCCCGCCCCCGAGGCCTCCGATCTCGGCGGTGTCGCCGATCGGCCGGTCCGCGGCTGA